AGTGAAGTTCATAAACAGAAAGAGGTACGACAGATAACCCAAGGCCAACAAAATTGCTCTTTAAAACTCCAATTTTTTCcctcaaaatttatattttaaattttgaaggaATACCCATAATAAATTCCCACTTTCTGCTGCTCGCTGGACACACGTAATCTATAGTTTACCTGTATAGTTCTGACAATTTCCTGGACTTTCTCTGTCTTTAGCAGTCTCCTGGTTAAGTAACCCTTGACATAGGCTGAAACTCGCTCAAAACAAGGCTGAAGGTCATCATCAAAGACCTGTGTAGATGTATAACAAGATTCTCTATTACATGGAGCAATATCACAAAGTGCAAAGTGTAATTTCAGTACCGGTACATAAACTAAAACATTGGGATTGGTGCGttttaatcttattttaaaacaaaaatttaaatatcctgtatttttataaaaaaaacaaaaaaaacaaaagaaacaaacaaaacaaaattgacaCATTTAAGTAGAAATTCAAgtagtttgatatttttatataaaagaaccctccccccccctaaaaaaaatcaaataatacaacTCACCCTATCTGGAATCCTGACTGGTTTACTGTGTCTGGATGAAGATGGCTGTTTTACAGGTGAATGGACGAGAGGTTTGAAGGATTTGGGTGAGGGGGTGGAATGATTGACAAACTGGAGGGACTGTTTGGGAGTGGCTCGGCTGAAGGTACTGATGTCTGAGTTGTTATCCCGGTCCTTGGGATTGAAGTAAAGACTTGGACTAGATATATAGGCATAATGCTTGGGGACTGTGTCATGGTATTTGTCTTTTCCTGTGGTATTTCCATGGTGACTTATATGGCTGATGTTGAAAGGctttgggaaaaaaaaatcaagaaaaaatatcaacaaatttttactAGATTTCATTGTCACTCTGAACTACATTAAAAATTTAGTGTATTCTCCCTTTCAACTGAAAAGAGCACTTCAGACTTAAAGTATTCATCTAAATGATTGTATAAAATGTACCGGTATCAGGCTCTTTTAATTAATCAGATAAATACACTGAAGAATGTACTTGATTAGTAGACAATTATGTCattaaagtttaaagttttttatGTGAACAACCATTTTCAGAGAAGAGTCTCCCTCAAATCTATATAGTAAACAAAATGTAACTTACTTGCTCCACAGGGTCTGAATTATAAACTGCGTTGTTTTCCGGTGAGTGCTGAAGGTTTGGTTGACTGAGCTGAGTGCTGTTGCTGAGGTAAGAAACATTGCTAAAGTCttgcttttttatattattCTGATAACTCGCAATATCATTCTGTAATTCCATTTGCTCTCTTCTTTGGATAACAAAAAGTTCCTCCAACTGCTGTCTctgttgttcaattaaaaatttacggattttgtcaaaatgttcGGCTTGAATCTGTATCAGTTCTTCTTCAGACATACTTTCAAGGGACTGGAGACTTGAGGTAAAGGACTGAATAGCTGCTGTGATGTCAGCGGGGGTTCCCAAAGGGGGCATGTCTGAAGGCATCCCAGTATTCACTGGAGAAGCCTCTCTCTGGCTCTGAACCTGAGAGAGGTACTTCTGTATATGTTCTGCCTTACCCTCTTGTTCAGTTGAGGTATCTAATGATATATTTTGTGCACGTGGCTTTTCGTATCCATTTTTCACTTCTGCGTCCATGTTGAGTTTTCTTTGAGCAGAACGTGAGGCTGGTCCCTTGTTGTCTGTTCTACTGGTTACAAACTCGTGGGACTCGGCAGGTACAACTGCTGGTGACGCCTGGTGGACCGGCTTAGAGTTCAGCTGTGCTCTCTTTGCTTCTGCTTTGCTACGAATTCCCTGAGTCTGTACTCTGTAAATAGAATCTGCTGTGTTCGGTCTATGTTGTGATACTGATGGATGCTGGGATGAAAGATTTTCACTTGATGTCACACTGGGTTGCGCTTTGTCAGTTTTCATGCTTGTGTTTCTACTGCCTCCTAATACTTTTTGTGCGTTTGAAGCTTGACTCCCACTTCTTGAATCTGATACTGATGATTTGGTATTTCCAAAACCTGAATCTCGACTCTTGAGTAAATCTTGACTAGCTTTGAGTGTACTACATTGACTACTTTCGTCAGATCTCACACTTTCTTTCACACTGCCTTGAGTATCAACATGGGAAGACGAAGACACATTAGTCTGCACAAATCCCTCTGAAGTCCCAACCATGGATTTCCCtttgaattcattttctttgtcaGAGGTATTGTGTTCAAGTTCATTTCCATATCCATGAAATGGAAGACCTTTACTGAATATATCCTTGGGAGTCCCAGGAGAGGACTCGTCGGTTTCGGGACTCAGGGCCACTTTGCTCAACATAGACTCTGGTTCCTCGGAAATGTTCTCGCCACTGACCTGAGGCCCAGAGCCCAACCCCAGGTCATCCGAGTTTTTTGGCGCAATTTTGAGTTTCAATTTTTCCTGTGAATCGACAGTTTGCAGACCGTCCACTGTATCTACACTCACCCGCGGACTGTTCTGAGGAGTGATGTCCATTTTTCTCACAGAAATTCTACCTTCCAAAGACTGACTTGCACTGGTGCTTATCTCCGTCAAAAATGAAGAGAAATGAACTTTGCTTTTGGCTCCTTTTGGACTCATTCTCTTGTTCTGTTGTTGACCCCCTGATGCCGAGCCTCCGGAACTCATTATGGAGTTCGAAGCTGTACTCGTTTGAGTTCTATTTCCACCACTACTGGAACTGACCGGCTCAGAACTGACTGCACTAGAGTTATGTGAAGATGGATTCTGTGTATTTGATGTTAACGATTCATCTGCTGTGTTTTCAGATGCCTCTTGCTGAATGTTATACTGATTTAAGAATAACTGAGCTTGAACAGACCCAGGTTGTATTCCTGCTGATGCTAGAATCTGATCTGTAATTTGCTGTCGAATCTCAACAGTATCATGTCCTGATGACCCAGTAGAATTCATTGTACTCATGGTGTCCTGAATGTTTAAACACTGCGATAATTTGGCAAGCACATGACTTATCTGCTGTTGCCGTACTGAAGACAGAGGCATTCCTGCAAATTCCTGTGGCAGTGAATTGCAGTTCTCCAAAGATGTCAAATCTGACAGTGAATCAAGTCTTTCTTCCTTAGCATCTTCTTTAATTTGAGACGGTTTACTGTGTGGTACTGGGGTTTTGGGTTTCGCACCATGACTGCCCTTACTCTGTGATTTCTGCTGGGTATTCTGGGCCGTAGATTTTTCTGCATCTCTCTGTGATAGAGACTTCTTTTTCTTGGACTTTCCTACCAATGTTAAATTTGGAACACTTGTGGAACTAGATAATTTTGTCTTGGGAGACATTTTGCTCTTCTGCTCCTGAACTGATGGACTGCTGTCTGGTGACAAACCAGCAGAAGCCAGATCAGGATTAGAAACACTGTGCTGTGTTGATTTCAAGAGTCTCTTTCTTCTTCGAGAAGCAGTTTCCTCCACCTGTGACTGTGAAGAGATAGATGTTTCTGAGTCTGATTTGTCAATGTCCCTAAGGTCAGGCTGTGATATAGAATACTGTCCTGATAAACCAAGCCTGGCCCTCCTCAGCTGTTGCTTGTTCTTTGGAGAAGTTGGAGGTTTTGGAGTTGGCAAACCCtcaatctttgcaaaatttggAAGAGAGGACATTGAACTGGCTCTTTTCAGGTTACTCAGGGCTTTATTTTGGTTCTGGTTTTGAACCGGTTTTGGTATTTGGGACTGCTTGGATTTGCTGTTAGGCTGAGTTGTCTTTGCTGTCTTAGAATCACTTTTTTCCTTCACAGGTTCAGTTGTTTGTGGTTTCACACTGTTTGATGAAACTTTTTTCTTCACATTGTTCTCACTTAAGTTTGGTTTTGCCTCACTTTTCTGAGCTGACACAGTTTTTTCTTCCACCTTTTTGGAAACTTGTGATCTTGAAGTCTCTGGGCGCTCTCTCTTTGAATGGACACTTTTACTGGTAGTATCTGGCTGAGATGACCCACCGTCCTGCAGTCTAGACTTAGCTCCTGACCCTGTGTTCGTAGACTCGGGGGCTGAGTTTTTGAAGCTGGGTGCTGGAGAAGCTCTTACTGATGCAGCACTGTCGGAACCCACAGGGGAGGAGCATGTAGACTCAGACACTCCTCTGCTGGAGGCTCTTTTCTCCTGTAAACAAGTCAAAAACACGCAATTATATCATTGAATCTCACTCTGCAAACAATACAAAGAATTTAATCTTAAcacattactacatgtattacaactACGAAACATAATTCTGTATTCATCTTAACacaaaaatagaaattgatATCTTCCTAGTTTTACTAATAAAAGGCAATGGAATAACTTAAATGCAGAATTTGAATTCAACACATTCAAATCAGTGACATCAGAAAAGcaagtatatgtattaaaaacaaGAGAGAACGGAAATGTGCTCAATTTTAAAGCTCAGAACCAGACTCCTAAAACTCAGTGATTGTTACAAgtgaaacaaaacataaaaatttaaaaacatattaaacaaatTACAGAATCTTGATATtcatgaaattgatttttattttgtaatttttttaattttcctaaTCTATTTGTATGAAGTGTGAGATAATTTTTAACAGAAATAACAGCAAACCATATTTTTCCAACTATTTGAATGAAGGAAAGAGTTAAAGCATACCTGAGTATGTGTTCACTTATGTTTaatacttatatacatgtacacactcACACATATGTATACATCTTTACTTGGAATACAAATTCAAACAGGTTTAAAAGATAGTGTGTATATAGAACTTCAATCAAATCTGAAATACAGTGCAATGAACACATCAACAACACAAAGAACTCGGCTATCAGGGTTTCACTCTCAATCCAAAGGGACGGGTGTTAGCACTGGACATTGATTGGGATCAAGTGGACTGCTAGTACAAGCTCTACAGTGATCCAGATGATACGAAAACTCCCCTCACCAACGCATAATTTTGTGTATGTCAGAATATCATAGGACATAAAAAATTCCTTCAGTAacaatttgatgatttttttttattttttcataaaatgatctGTGTCCAACTAATacaaccaattttttaaaaataaattactcactttttaaaaaaataaatgaaaatgtaatcACTTAAGCTTTTTTAAGAAACAAGTGTTTTGTGAAATAAATCTACAGGAAAACTACTGTATTAAATGAatctttaatatacatgtacaataactctttaaaatTCTATCTAACATACACAAAgttttttatggaaaaaaacaCCCAGAAATATGATTATCAGAGTATAAAGTCTCAAGAGtgacgaaaaataaaaatttctcaTCCACCTACAAGGAGTCGGGATATGTTAGCTGTCCGCGGCAATCGAGAGCGgcattttaaggaaaattccTTCTGCAAAGTACATTTGCATGGAGGTTTAATGAAGGATGTTGGTTATGGATGAAATGGACGATGAATGAAGCAGACTAGGTAGgatacaaaaaatttcaaatcggCAAATTACGACCAAGGTAATGATCGAATACTTCACTGTTAACAGGGATAAAAGGGACTCTTTGCAAAGCACACAGAATCAAATTTCAGGTAAGATTATGGTTGttgggaaaaaatataaaagtttagCGGGCTTTATTGAATTTCTAAATGATACATTAAATTCAAGTTCTTTTACTTCTGCAGAGACATTAATTTAAAGAGATTTTGTActaaatttgaatattaataagagaaaaaaaatctacatatCGTTTCAGTAAAAACAAGAAACTAGAATTTGTTAATGACTAtggttttttaaattgatatgaaCAAATTTAGAGCACCTCCCCCATAGCATTACACATCTTCCCTAAAACCAGGGCTAATGATCAAATGTTATTACAACCTTAACGTAACCATGATTGTTATGGAtgaaaaaatgatcaaaatgaaatacatatCTACATTACATTGGGTAATATATGAtaacaaatcaaattcaaaaaaagTGTTCCAAAAGATTTTATTAATCAATAGCTAAATTCAGTGtaaattcaatgtttaaaacaaaaaggtGAAAATGCCTTGAGCTGTTTATCTATTATACTATATAGTATTATTatagtttaatacatgtataacatgtgTATAAAGTTAACAAGATATGGATACTTAAAACTTCTACATTTATTCTTTGGAAATCCCTGAGCACATAAGGGGACATAACTGATGATTTCCTAAGTAGACAATACCCACCTCTACCTCCGACACAATGGACTGTACTTTGGCCACCAACTGTTCTCGCTGCATTGTTCTCCTGCGTGTCTCGCGCTGAACGGCCTGCCGACGATAACCAGCcatttcttcttttcttttctgtGTCATCTATAATGAATTCATAATTACTTACTGGTAGCCATTGAATAGATAATTGAGAAAAATTTATCTGTCATGATTTAACTTGCATAGATACcatatttaaactttatctgTTCACCTATATTGCACAGCACTGTAAtagtgaccccccccccaaaaaaaaaaaacccaagataGAAATGCAGATTTAATTTTCATAGTggctttttaaattaatttacatgcaaGCTTAAACCACATAAACCTACCTAgttatttaattcaaatagGTCATCTACTTGATTCTTGTAAATCAATTTGATTCAGATTTATAATGCACTCCCTAAAGCATTTTTGCCTGATTCGACTTCTCATTAGCTTTTGCATGCAAGTCCAAATATCCTAGCCAGACCAAAACTTATTAGAGATTAGAAAGTTTCAATGTAACAGAGTTAAGcgtgttgtttttgtttaccaCAGGTGGTAGGATGGGGACGCCGTTGAAGGTGATGGCGGACGTGAACTTGTTGTCCAGACAGAGTGAGTGGTTGACCTCCGCTTTGTCCAGGGAGTGGTTCCTCGTCTCAAAGTACTCCAGCAGGTCCCCCATCATGGGCGGTAATGCTGCCTGGAAGATGTAACAAACACATATACCACAAGCATTGTTTACATcctatcaaattttacatgcatCATAACACGTTTGATCATATTATATATACCAAACTCTTcaacaaatcttttgaaaatttctatCTGAAAAAAATCTAACTATTAATGGGAagacaaatatttgaaaatttctactgatatatgaaaatcataactGTTGATTTAGAGAAAATTGAGTGCAAAGGCAACACAAAAATACTTTAGTCAGCTTATGATAAATTGTAGCTAATTGACAGTAGTCTTTAGTCACTTTATGATAAATTGTAGCTAATTGACAGTAGTCTTTAGTCAGCTTATGATAAATTGTAGCTAATTGACAATAGTCTTTAGTCAGCTTATGATAAATTGTAGCTAATTGACAGTAGTGTTATTAAACCAGAAGTCCTCtagaaaatatctttatttctcTAATGTTCTATGTAATTTGTTCTGATTAAAACAATGAATAGTATGACATTGATATCAAattctttaagaaaaattaatatattttaataaggattaaataaagattaaataaagattaaatatagAGTCTTTACACATTCCAACACAGGTACATCTTAccataattatttcaatataggTATATCCCTAATACAAAATAAATCCACCAGTGAGAGAAATTAGTAAATTCCAACACACAAACACAGTATTTGTGAACACCATCACCCTAAGTCACAAAGTTGTTGTTTATCATTGCTCATTAAAAACAGATCAACCCCCTCAAACAAACATCATGAGGAAGCAATGTTTAGAAATCACTCAATACACATTGCCAAATCTAAGATGACCTCATTTGGATACAGGTAAACATTTCACAGGTATTAGAGTTACCTAATAACACATAAATTAACAAACTCAGATCCCTCTTAATCTCCATTAATCCAACTGGAATCTGAAATGTTATGTTGAAGTGTAACAACCTAGCTGAGACGacttcatatttttaaagaaaaaaacagagAGAGATATCTAAACAGCTTTTCAGGTTGACAATAGTGGCATTTTGCCAGCACTCAAATTCTATGCATGTCGGGTTTGTTTTTCCAATCAAATACATGTTATTATAAATACCTGTATATCTAAGAGACATATTAATTTTCTAGAATTATGGATGAACTTTTCTCAAATGGTGAAGGCTATTACAAACCTTTAAAACCTTATTCCTCTGCTTTATTATTTTCCttgtaaacttttaatataCACCATAGTCTATATTCGAGGATCAATATTTCAACATGTATGCTTACTTAGCTCATTCTTT
This portion of the Magallana gigas chromosome 7, xbMagGiga1.1, whole genome shotgun sequence genome encodes:
- the LOC105334963 gene encoding serine-rich adhesin for platelets isoform X1 codes for the protein MTTQNMGLDHMSVNGSQDTDQFQRIRERVLKMAALPPMMGDLLEYFETRNHSLDKAEVNHSLCLDNKFTSAITFNGVPILPPVMTQKRKEEMAGYRRQAVQRETRRRTMQREQLVAKVQSIVSEVEKEFSLKCRSRLPRTANISRLLEKRASSRGVSESTCSSPVGSDSAASVRASPAPSFKNSAPESTNTGSGAKSRLQDGGSSQPDTTSKSVHSKRERPETSRSQVSKKVEEKTVSAQKSEAKPNLSENNVKKKVSSNSVKPQTTEPVKEKSDSKTAKTTQPNSKSKQSQIPKPVQNQNQNKALSNLKRASSMSSLPNFAKIEGLPTPKPPTSPKNKQQLRRARLGLSGQYSISQPDLRDIDKSDSETSISSQSQVEETASRRRKRLLKSTQHSVSNPDLASAGLSPDSSPSVQEQKSKMSPKTKLSSSTSVPNLTLVGKSKKKKSLSQRDAEKSTAQNTQQKSQSKGSHGAKPKTPVPHSKPSQIKEDAKEERLDSLSDLTSLENCNSLPQEFAGMPLSSVRQQQISHVLAKLSQCLNIQDTMSTMNSTGSSGHDTVEIRQQITDQILASAGIQPGSVQAQLFLNQYNIQQEASENTADESLTSNTQNPSSHNSSAVSSEPVSSSSGGNRTQTSTASNSIMSSGGSASGGQQQNKRMSPKGAKSKVHFSSFLTEISTSASQSLEGRISVRKMDITPQNSPRVSVDTVDGLQTVDSQEKLKLKIAPKNSDDLGLGSGPQVSGENISEEPESMLSKVALSPETDESSPGTPKDIFSKGLPFHGYGNELEHNTSDKENEFKGKSMVGTSEGFVQTNVSSSSHVDTQGSVKESVRSDESSQCSTLKASQDLLKSRDSGFGNTKSSVSDSRSGSQASNAQKVLGGSRNTSMKTDKAQPSVTSSENLSSQHPSVSQHRPNTADSIYRVQTQGIRSKAEAKRAQLNSKPVHQASPAVVPAESHEFVTSRTDNKGPASRSAQRKLNMDAEVKNGYEKPRAQNISLDTSTEQEGKAEHIQKYLSQVQSQREASPVNTGMPSDMPPLGTPADITAAIQSFTSSLQSLESMSEEELIQIQAEHFDKIRKFLIEQQRQQLEELFVIQRREQMELQNDIASYQNNIKKQDFSNVSYLSNSTQLSQPNLQHSPENNAVYNSDPVEQPFNISHISHHGNTTGKDKYHDTVPKHYAYISSPSLYFNPKDRDNNSDISTFSRATPKQSLQFVNHSTPSPKSFKPLVHSPVKQPSSSRHSKPVRIPDRVFDDDLQPCFERVSAYVKGYLTRRLLKTEKVQEIVRTIQDTKQFAYSFQTETPIKRGVFSHQDRDLLDRIIAQLQAALLDIHEIFFEIPVHERMALIAHSRQLMEEKRLRDSNSIRASVSTSHPRISSATLKAMERKRKANDSEVSGNLRPQSAPAETPVPRHSSSHTANQSIDFSEPMRRHFQSLLSRALKPIQGQTTATNPARETSKSRPGVILSKPVSLAATKAKRPVSAGATVTGKTTGTSAKPSTSNVKAKAAAIKAKFAAKPASAWR
- the LOC105334963 gene encoding serine-rich adhesin for platelets isoform X5, which produces MAALPPMMGDLLEYFETRNHSLDKAEVNHSLCLDNKFTSAITFNGVPILPPVMTQKRKEEMAGYRRQAVQRETRRRTMQREQLVAKVQSIVSEVEKEFSLKCRSRLPRTANISRLLEKRASSRGVSESTCSSPVGSDSAASVRASPAPSFKNSAPESTNTGSGAKSRLQDGGSSQPDTTSKSVHSKRERPETSRSQVSKKVEEKTVSAQKSEAKPNLSENNVKKKVSSNSVKPQTTEPVKEKSDSKTAKTTQPNSKSKQSQIPKPVQNQNQNKALSNLKRASSMSSLPNFAKIEGLPTPKPPTSPKNKQQLRRARLGLSGQYSISQPDLRDIDKSDSETSISSQSQVEETASRRRKRLLKSTQHSVSNPDLASAGLSPDSSPSVQEQKSKMSPKTKLSSSTSVPNLTLVGKSKKKKSLSQRDAEKSTAQNTQQKSQSKGSHGAKPKTPVPHSKPSQIKEDAKEERLDSLSDLTSLENCNSLPQEFAGMPLSSVRQQQISHVLAKLSQCLNIQDTMSTMNSTGSSGHDTVEIRQQITDQILASAGIQPGSVQAQLFLNQYNIQQEASENTADESLTSNTQNPSSHNSSAVSSEPVSSSSGGNRTQTSTASNSIMSSGGSASGGQQQNKRMSPKGAKSKVHFSSFLTEISTSASQSLEGRISVRKMDITPQNSPRVSVDTVDGLQTVDSQEKLKLKIAPKNSDDLGLGSGPQVSGENISEEPESMLSKVALSPETDESSPGTPKDIFSKGLPFHGYGNELEHNTSDKENEFKGKSMVGTSEGFVQTNVSSSSHVDTQGSVKESVRSDESSQCSTLKASQDLLKSRDSGFGNTKSSVSDSRSGSQASNAQKVLGGSRNTSMKTDKAQPSVTSSENLSSQHPSVSQHRPNTADSIYRVQTQGIRSKAEAKRAQLNSKPVHQASPAVVPAESHEFVTSRTDNKGPASRSAQRKLNMDAEVKNGYEKPRAQNISLDTSTEQEGKAEHIQKYLSQVQSQREASPVNTGMPSDMPPLGTPADITAAIQSFTSSLQSLESMSEEELIQIQAEHFDKIRKFLIEQQRQQLEELFVIQRREQMELQNDIASYQNNIKKQDFSNVSYLSNSTQLSQPNLQHSPENNAVYNSDPVEQPFNISHISHHGNTTGKDKYHDTVPKHYAYISSPSLYFNPKDRDNNSDISTFSRATPKQSLQFVNHSTPSPKSFKPLVHSPVKQPSSSRHSKPVRIPDRVFDDDLQPCFERVSAYVKGYLTRRLLKTEKVQEIVRTIQDTKQFAYSFQTETPIKRGVFSHQDRDLLDRIIAQLQAALLDIHEIFFEIPVHERMALIAHSRQLMEEKRLRDSNSIRASVSTSHPRISSATLKAMERKRKANDSEVSGNLRPQSAPAETPVPRHSSSHTANQSIDFSEPMRRHFQSLLSRALKPIQGQTTATNPARETSKSRPGVILSKPVSLAATKAKRPVSAGATVTGKTTGTSAKPSTSNVKAKAAAIKAKFAAKPASAWR
- the LOC105334963 gene encoding serine-rich adhesin for platelets isoform X4, which produces MDKETPEAALPPMMGDLLEYFETRNHSLDKAEVNHSLCLDNKFTSAITFNGVPILPPVMTQKRKEEMAGYRRQAVQRETRRRTMQREQLVAKVQSIVSEVEKEFSLKCRSRLPRTANISRLLEKRASSRGVSESTCSSPVGSDSAASVRASPAPSFKNSAPESTNTGSGAKSRLQDGGSSQPDTTSKSVHSKRERPETSRSQVSKKVEEKTVSAQKSEAKPNLSENNVKKKVSSNSVKPQTTEPVKEKSDSKTAKTTQPNSKSKQSQIPKPVQNQNQNKALSNLKRASSMSSLPNFAKIEGLPTPKPPTSPKNKQQLRRARLGLSGQYSISQPDLRDIDKSDSETSISSQSQVEETASRRRKRLLKSTQHSVSNPDLASAGLSPDSSPSVQEQKSKMSPKTKLSSSTSVPNLTLVGKSKKKKSLSQRDAEKSTAQNTQQKSQSKGSHGAKPKTPVPHSKPSQIKEDAKEERLDSLSDLTSLENCNSLPQEFAGMPLSSVRQQQISHVLAKLSQCLNIQDTMSTMNSTGSSGHDTVEIRQQITDQILASAGIQPGSVQAQLFLNQYNIQQEASENTADESLTSNTQNPSSHNSSAVSSEPVSSSSGGNRTQTSTASNSIMSSGGSASGGQQQNKRMSPKGAKSKVHFSSFLTEISTSASQSLEGRISVRKMDITPQNSPRVSVDTVDGLQTVDSQEKLKLKIAPKNSDDLGLGSGPQVSGENISEEPESMLSKVALSPETDESSPGTPKDIFSKGLPFHGYGNELEHNTSDKENEFKGKSMVGTSEGFVQTNVSSSSHVDTQGSVKESVRSDESSQCSTLKASQDLLKSRDSGFGNTKSSVSDSRSGSQASNAQKVLGGSRNTSMKTDKAQPSVTSSENLSSQHPSVSQHRPNTADSIYRVQTQGIRSKAEAKRAQLNSKPVHQASPAVVPAESHEFVTSRTDNKGPASRSAQRKLNMDAEVKNGYEKPRAQNISLDTSTEQEGKAEHIQKYLSQVQSQREASPVNTGMPSDMPPLGTPADITAAIQSFTSSLQSLESMSEEELIQIQAEHFDKIRKFLIEQQRQQLEELFVIQRREQMELQNDIASYQNNIKKQDFSNVSYLSNSTQLSQPNLQHSPENNAVYNSDPVEQPFNISHISHHGNTTGKDKYHDTVPKHYAYISSPSLYFNPKDRDNNSDISTFSRATPKQSLQFVNHSTPSPKSFKPLVHSPVKQPSSSRHSKPVRIPDRVFDDDLQPCFERVSAYVKGYLTRRLLKTEKVQEIVRTIQDTKQFAYSFQTETPIKRGVFSHQDRDLLDRIIAQLQAALLDIHEIFFEIPVHERMALIAHSRQLMEEKRLRDSNSIRASVSTSHPRISSATLKAMERKRKANDSEVSGNLRPQSAPAETPVPRHSSSHTANQSIDFSEPMRRHFQSLLSRALKPIQGQTTATNPARETSKSRPGVILSKPVSLAATKAKRPVSAGATVTGKTTGTSAKPSTSNVKAKAAAIKAKFAAKPASAWR